A genome region from Alistipes dispar includes the following:
- a CDS encoding lactate utilization protein has translation MQTNQTTKTERNDTADQTARLARCAEALRRHGFEAVVTKDAQEAFERLRAAVEAEMPELVSFGDSMTMRDTGIVEWLRRDGRWRLLDGFDASMPRPERLEIRRQALLSDLFVTGINAVTEEGTLHWLDMVGNRIAPVAFGPRKVLLVAGRNKIVADRREAEERIRRIAAPQNIARHPGFRTPCAKTGVCMDCNSPDRICNTRMEMLRCHPAGRVLVVLIDEDRGL, from the coding sequence ATGCAGACGAACCAGACGACAAAGACGGAACGAAACGATACGGCGGACCAGACGGCACGGCTCGCACGCTGCGCCGAAGCGCTGCGCCGCCACGGCTTCGAAGCGGTCGTGACGAAGGACGCGCAGGAGGCGTTCGAAAGGCTGCGCGCGGCGGTCGAGGCCGAGATGCCGGAACTCGTATCGTTCGGCGATTCAATGACGATGCGCGACACGGGAATCGTAGAATGGCTGCGCCGGGACGGGCGGTGGAGGCTGCTCGACGGATTCGACGCCTCGATGCCCCGGCCCGAAAGACTCGAAATCCGGCGGCAGGCCCTGCTGTCGGACCTTTTCGTAACGGGAATCAACGCCGTGACCGAAGAGGGCACGCTCCATTGGCTCGACATGGTAGGCAACCGCATCGCCCCGGTGGCGTTCGGTCCCCGCAAGGTGCTCCTCGTGGCGGGACGCAACAAAATCGTGGCCGACCGCAGAGAGGCCGAAGAACGCATCCGGCGCATCGCCGCGCCGCAAAACATAGCCCGCCACCCCGGATTCCGCACACCGTGCGCCAAAACCGGGGTCTGCATGGACTGCAACTCCCCCGACCGCATTTGCAATACCCGGATGGAGATGCTGCGCTGCCACCCGGCAGGGCGCGTGCTGGTGGTGCTGATCGACGAAGACCGGGGATTATGA
- a CDS encoding sugar O-acetyltransferase has protein sequence MTEMEKMLAGEPFDFTAPDVAESLRRRRVNQAHFNAVSFDDGKAYDEALSALIPHRHPTARIMPPFYCDHGHRIQLGEGVFINAGCTFLDCGGITVGDHTLIGPGCRICTPQHPIDFEERRKPVETGLPITIGEDCWLGAGVTVCPGVRIGARSIIGAGSVVVHDIPEDSLAAGNPAVVKRKLR, from the coding sequence ATGACCGAAATGGAAAAGATGCTCGCAGGCGAGCCGTTCGATTTCACAGCGCCCGATGTGGCAGAAAGCCTTCGCCGAAGGCGGGTGAACCAGGCACATTTCAACGCCGTGTCATTCGACGACGGCAAAGCCTACGACGAAGCGCTCTCAGCGCTAATCCCCCATCGCCATCCCACTGCCCGGATCATGCCGCCGTTCTACTGCGACCACGGTCATCGGATTCAATTGGGCGAAGGCGTCTTTATCAACGCCGGCTGCACGTTTCTCGACTGCGGCGGCATCACGGTCGGCGACCACACGCTCATCGGCCCCGGCTGCCGTATCTGCACGCCGCAGCATCCGATAGACTTCGAAGAGCGCCGCAAACCCGTCGAAACGGGCCTCCCGATCACGATCGGCGAGGACTGCTGGCTGGGAGCCGGCGTCACGGTCTGCCCGGGCGTCCGGATCGGCGCCCGCTCGATCATCGGCGCAGGGAGCGTCGTCGTGCACGACATTCCCGAGGACTCGCTGGCCGCGGGAAATCCGGCGGTCGTGAAGCGGAAGCTGCGCTGA
- the rseP gene encoding RIP metalloprotease RseP, giving the protein MDIAIKILQFFLCFTILVGIHELGHFIMARVFRIRVEKFYIFFDPWFSLFKFKRGNTEYGLGWLPLGGYVKIAGMIDESMDKEQMKRPVQQDEFRAKPAWQRFLVMIAGVVMNVVLAVAIYCGICYTWGDTYFSNKDARWGYDFNEAGHELGFRDGDRILSIDGRPVDNVQEIISSLLITEDDRRVEVERDGRAVTLNLPLDDLIAMRQKKGYEGFLALRFPFIVDSTVSAAASAVLKKGDEILAVDDLRGAEFPDYQRYIRSRAGDSVRIEALREGDMVLTMTLPVSEEGLIGVAPRQDLYTPRTQEYTLRESIPAGIRKTGEVISSYWEQLKLIVQPKTKMYEELGGFIAIGSIFPAAWDWQDFWMKTAFLSIILAVMNILPIPGLDGGHALFTFWEMISGRKVSDKVLEAAQYVGMIVLLMLLLYANGNDIYRFFIK; this is encoded by the coding sequence ATGGACATAGCAATCAAGATTCTTCAGTTTTTCCTCTGTTTCACCATCCTCGTGGGCATTCACGAGCTGGGGCATTTCATCATGGCGCGCGTGTTCCGGATCCGCGTCGAAAAGTTCTACATCTTCTTCGACCCGTGGTTCTCGCTCTTCAAATTCAAACGCGGAAACACCGAATACGGACTGGGGTGGCTGCCGCTGGGCGGCTACGTCAAGATCGCCGGCATGATCGACGAGTCGATGGACAAGGAGCAGATGAAACGCCCCGTGCAGCAGGACGAATTCCGCGCCAAACCCGCGTGGCAGCGCTTCCTGGTGATGATCGCCGGCGTGGTGATGAACGTCGTGCTGGCCGTGGCGATCTACTGCGGCATCTGCTACACGTGGGGCGACACCTACTTCTCGAACAAAGACGCCCGCTGGGGCTACGACTTCAACGAGGCGGGGCACGAGCTGGGATTCCGCGACGGAGACCGCATCCTCTCGATCGACGGGAGGCCGGTGGACAACGTGCAGGAGATCATCTCCTCGCTGCTCATCACCGAGGACGACCGCCGCGTGGAGGTGGAGCGCGACGGCCGGGCGGTGACGCTGAACCTGCCGCTCGACGACCTGATCGCCATGCGGCAGAAAAAGGGTTACGAGGGATTCCTCGCCCTGCGCTTCCCGTTCATCGTGGACAGCACGGTGTCGGCGGCGGCCTCCGCGGTCCTGAAGAAGGGCGACGAAATCCTGGCCGTGGACGACCTCCGCGGAGCGGAGTTTCCCGACTACCAGCGGTATATCCGCTCGCGCGCCGGGGACTCGGTGCGGATCGAGGCGCTGCGCGAAGGGGACATGGTGCTGACCATGACGCTGCCCGTATCGGAGGAGGGGCTGATCGGCGTCGCGCCGCGGCAGGACCTCTACACCCCGCGCACGCAGGAGTACACCCTCCGGGAGTCCATCCCGGCGGGCATCCGCAAAACGGGAGAGGTGATCTCCTCCTACTGGGAACAACTGAAACTGATCGTGCAGCCCAAGACGAAGATGTACGAGGAGCTGGGCGGATTCATCGCCATCGGGAGCATCTTCCCCGCGGCGTGGGACTGGCAGGATTTCTGGATGAAGACCGCATTCCTGTCGATCATCCTCGCGGTGATGAACATTCTGCCCATCCCGGGGCTGGACGGCGGACACGCCCTGTTCACCTTCTGGGAAATGATCTCCGGACGCAAGGTGAGCGACAAGGTGCTCGAAGCGGCGCAGTACGTCGGCATGATCGTCCTGCTCATGCTGCTGCTCTACGCCAACGGCAACGACATATACCGGTTCTTCATCAAATAG
- a CDS encoding 1-deoxy-D-xylulose-5-phosphate reductoisomerase, which translates to MRQRLAILGSTGSIGEQTLDIVRENPERFEARVLTARSRWERLAEQAREFDADAVAIADERHYAPLRDALAGTDTKVYAGEEAVAQLAAAGDTEVVVNALVGYAGLAPTVAAIGAGKKLALANKESLVVGGACVMPLARKHRAPIVPIDSEHSAIFQCLAGERAPVRRLIVTCSGGAFRDLRREELAGVTVEQALRHPQWRMGAKITIDSSTLVNKGFEVIEAHWLFGTPAERIDVVLHPQSIVHSMVEFEDGAIKAQLGTPDMRMPISYALMYPDRAARPGERFDFLAHSQLTFAAVDREKYPALEIAYDCLRRGGTAACTMNGANETAVGAFLARRCAWLDIVRAIRHALEHASFVASPTLDDYAAADAEARALAAEFLEL; encoded by the coding sequence ATGAGACAACGACTTGCCATTCTGGGTTCGACCGGCTCGATCGGCGAACAGACGCTCGACATCGTGCGGGAGAATCCCGAACGGTTCGAAGCCCGCGTACTGACGGCCCGCAGCCGCTGGGAGCGGCTCGCCGAGCAGGCCCGGGAGTTCGACGCCGACGCCGTGGCGATAGCCGACGAACGGCACTATGCGCCGCTGCGCGACGCGCTCGCCGGCACCGACACGAAGGTGTATGCCGGCGAGGAGGCCGTGGCGCAGCTGGCCGCCGCGGGGGACACGGAGGTCGTGGTGAACGCGCTGGTGGGATACGCCGGACTGGCGCCCACGGTGGCCGCCATCGGAGCGGGCAAGAAGCTGGCGCTGGCCAACAAGGAGTCGCTCGTGGTGGGCGGCGCCTGCGTGATGCCGCTGGCACGGAAACACCGCGCGCCGATCGTCCCGATCGACTCGGAGCACTCGGCCATATTCCAGTGTCTCGCGGGCGAACGCGCCCCGGTGCGGCGGCTGATCGTCACGTGCAGCGGCGGGGCGTTCCGCGACCTCAGACGCGAGGAGCTGGCCGGCGTCACCGTGGAACAGGCGCTGCGCCATCCCCAATGGCGGATGGGCGCGAAGATCACGATCGACTCCTCGACGCTCGTGAACAAGGGCTTCGAGGTGATCGAGGCCCACTGGCTCTTCGGCACGCCCGCCGAGCGGATCGACGTGGTGCTGCACCCGCAGTCGATCGTTCACTCGATGGTCGAGTTCGAGGACGGTGCGATCAAGGCGCAGCTCGGAACGCCCGACATGCGCATGCCCATCAGCTACGCCCTCATGTACCCCGACCGGGCCGCACGGCCGGGCGAGCGCTTCGACTTCCTGGCCCACTCGCAGCTCACCTTCGCGGCGGTGGACCGCGAGAAGTACCCGGCGCTGGAGATCGCCTACGACTGCCTGCGCCGCGGCGGCACGGCGGCGTGCACGATGAACGGCGCGAACGAAACGGCCGTGGGAGCCTTCCTCGCGCGGCGGTGCGCCTGGCTCGACATCGTGCGGGCGATCCGCCATGCGCTCGAACACGCCTCGTTCGTCGCCTCCCCCACGCTCGACGACTACGCCGCGGCCGATGCCGAAGCCCGCGCGCTGGCCGCCGAATTTCTCGAACTGTAA
- a CDS encoding murein hydrolase activator EnvC family protein, with product MKTIKSVRAWWRGLFRKRRFNMLNATDNSEEWHVHVSPASLLAGLVAFVLVLFILTLSLVAYSPVLEFLPGYRTEADRSRESLIQNIIRLDSMERMMNDMMTYNENIAMILEGNTPVARTLPGSDSTRASKVLVMPSAEDSLLRAQMEGDGPYSLAGRGSDSRRRIREAIELAKPVEGIITERFDISQGRFGVKIAAAASDRIAAVDGGTVVQSLWTPERGYTVIMQHRGGLLSVYRNLSQSLAAPGQTLRPGELVGYNSEAENGEVRMFEFELWSDGKPVDPESYIVF from the coding sequence ATGAAAACGATAAAATCCGTCCGGGCATGGTGGCGCGGACTGTTCCGCAAACGCCGCTTCAACATGCTCAACGCCACGGACAACAGCGAGGAGTGGCACGTGCACGTCTCCCCGGCCAGCCTGCTGGCCGGACTGGTGGCCTTCGTGCTGGTGCTCTTCATCCTCACGCTCTCGCTGGTGGCCTATTCGCCCGTGCTGGAGTTCCTGCCCGGCTACCGGACCGAGGCGGACCGTTCGCGCGAGAGCCTCATCCAGAACATCATCCGTCTGGACTCGATGGAGCGCATGATGAACGACATGATGACCTACAACGAGAATATCGCCATGATTCTGGAGGGCAACACCCCCGTAGCGCGGACCCTGCCGGGAAGCGACAGCACGCGCGCGAGCAAGGTGCTCGTGATGCCGTCGGCCGAGGATTCGCTCCTGCGCGCCCAGATGGAGGGCGACGGCCCCTACTCGCTCGCGGGGCGGGGCAGCGACTCGCGGCGCAGGATACGCGAAGCGATCGAGCTGGCGAAACCCGTCGAGGGGATCATCACCGAGCGTTTCGACATCTCGCAGGGCCGTTTCGGGGTGAAGATCGCCGCGGCGGCCTCCGACCGCATCGCGGCCGTGGACGGCGGGACGGTGGTGCAGAGCCTCTGGACCCCCGAGCGGGGCTACACGGTCATCATGCAGCACCGCGGCGGCCTGCTGTCGGTCTATCGCAACCTTTCGCAGTCGCTCGCGGCTCCGGGGCAGACGCTCCGCCCGGGCGAGCTGGTGGGTTACAACTCCGAAGCCGAGAACGGCGAGGTGCGCATGTTCGAATTCGAATTGTGGAGCGACGGGAAACCGGTCGATCCGGAGAGTTATATCGTATTCTGA
- a CDS encoding nucleotidyltransferase family protein, with product MVKPALLVLAAGMGSRYGSLKQMDGVGPNREAIIDYSVYDAIRAGFGKVVFVIRHSFADEFREVFSADRFGGRIAVEYVFQELDSLPEGLTVPEGRVKPWGTNHAVMMASGVIREPFAVINADDFYGAEAYRTIGDYLSQLGDSRNRYCMVAYDLDRTLSDNGTVSRGVCGVDAEGNLVSMVERTQIERMPDGRIVFHDGGADEPLAENTPVSMNLFGFTPDYFAYSQEYFPVWFEANRSNPKAEFYIPTVVNRLIGDGTASLRVLRSAAQWHGVTYKEDKPALMAAIERMIAKGRYPRDLWK from the coding sequence ATGGTAAAACCTGCACTTCTCGTACTCGCCGCGGGCATGGGTTCCCGCTACGGGTCGCTCAAACAGATGGACGGCGTGGGTCCCAACCGCGAGGCCATCATCGACTATTCGGTCTATGACGCCATCCGCGCCGGCTTCGGCAAGGTGGTCTTCGTCATCCGCCACTCCTTCGCCGACGAGTTCCGCGAGGTCTTCTCGGCCGACCGCTTCGGCGGCCGCATCGCCGTGGAGTATGTCTTTCAGGAGCTGGACAGCCTGCCCGAAGGGCTGACGGTCCCCGAAGGCCGCGTGAAGCCGTGGGGCACGAACCACGCCGTGATGATGGCCTCCGGGGTCATCCGCGAACCGTTCGCCGTCATCAACGCCGACGACTTCTACGGCGCCGAAGCCTACCGCACCATCGGCGACTACCTCTCGCAGTTGGGCGACAGCCGCAACCGCTACTGCATGGTGGCCTACGATCTCGACCGGACGCTTTCGGACAACGGAACCGTCTCGCGCGGCGTCTGCGGCGTCGATGCCGAGGGCAACCTCGTTTCGATGGTCGAGCGCACGCAGATCGAGCGGATGCCCGACGGCCGTATCGTCTTCCACGACGGCGGAGCCGACGAGCCGCTGGCGGAGAACACCCCCGTGTCGATGAACCTCTTCGGATTCACGCCCGACTATTTCGCCTATTCGCAGGAGTATTTCCCGGTGTGGTTCGAGGCCAACCGGTCCAATCCGAAGGCCGAGTTCTACATCCCTACGGTGGTGAACAGGCTCATCGGCGACGGTACGGCTTCGCTGCGCGTGCTGCGCTCCGCAGCCCAATGGCACGGCGTCACCTACAAGGAGGACAAGCCGGCGCTCATGGCCGCCATCGAGCGGATGATCGCCAAGGGCCGTTACCCGCGCGATCTGTGGAAGTGA
- a CDS encoding alpha-amylase family glycosyl hydrolase, whose protein sequence is MNQHPEWSYGAVLYEMNVRQLTPEGTLRAAAARLEFLRDLGVDAVWLMPIYPIGEKNRKGTLGSYYSIRDYCAVNPELGTMDDFDDFVAEAHRLGMKVLMDWVANHTSRDARWIAGKPASWYERDASGEPAVPWDWTDTAKLDYANRDVWEAQAAAMEFWIARHAVDGFRCDMAMLVPIGFWQYAAARLRRVKPDLFLLAEAEQRNLFDDGVFDACYGWEMHHLLNDVAQQRVRVTALRDWLRADRGRYPRSAMRLAFTSNHDENSWNGSEFARMGAARGIMAAFTFVVPGGLPLIYTGQEVGYDHSFAFFDRDPIPAESYRANAYTEFYRRLTELRHANPALAAGGRGGDMVEISNNAEDCLMTFVREVPGNQVVAVMNLSPYAIETDYYTGIYAGMYTDALTGRPSELRGHVVEPMGPWSYRILTR, encoded by the coding sequence ATGAATCAGCATCCCGAATGGAGCTACGGGGCCGTGCTCTATGAAATGAACGTGCGCCAGCTCACGCCCGAAGGCACGTTGCGCGCCGCTGCCGCGCGGCTGGAATTCCTGCGCGATCTGGGCGTCGATGCCGTGTGGCTCATGCCCATCTACCCGATCGGGGAGAAGAACCGCAAGGGCACGCTCGGCTCCTACTATTCGATCCGCGACTACTGCGCCGTCAATCCCGAGCTGGGCACGATGGACGATTTCGACGATTTCGTGGCCGAAGCGCACCGCCTCGGCATGAAGGTGCTCATGGACTGGGTGGCCAACCACACTTCGCGCGATGCGCGGTGGATCGCCGGGAAGCCCGCCTCGTGGTACGAGCGCGACGCCTCGGGCGAGCCCGCCGTGCCGTGGGACTGGACCGATACGGCCAAGCTCGACTATGCGAACCGCGACGTATGGGAGGCCCAGGCCGCGGCCATGGAGTTCTGGATCGCGCGGCACGCCGTGGACGGCTTCCGCTGCGATATGGCGATGCTCGTGCCGATCGGGTTCTGGCAGTACGCCGCCGCGCGCCTGCGCCGCGTGAAGCCCGACCTGTTCCTGCTGGCCGAGGCCGAACAGCGGAACCTCTTCGACGACGGCGTGTTCGACGCCTGCTACGGGTGGGAGATGCATCACCTGCTCAACGACGTGGCGCAGCAGCGCGTGCGGGTCACGGCGCTGCGCGACTGGCTCCGCGCCGACCGCGGCCGCTATCCCCGCTCGGCCATGCGGCTGGCCTTCACCTCGAACCACGACGAGAATTCGTGGAACGGTTCGGAGTTCGCCCGCATGGGGGCCGCGCGGGGCATCATGGCGGCGTTCACCTTCGTCGTTCCGGGCGGCCTGCCGCTGATCTATACCGGGCAGGAGGTGGGCTACGACCATTCGTTCGCCTTCTTCGACCGCGACCCGATTCCTGCGGAATCCTACCGGGCCAACGCCTACACGGAGTTCTACCGCCGCCTGACGGAGCTGCGCCATGCCAATCCGGCCCTCGCGGCGGGCGGGCGGGGCGGCGACATGGTCGAGATCAGCAACAACGCCGAGGACTGCCTGATGACCTTCGTGCGCGAGGTTCCCGGCAACCAGGTCGTCGCCGTGATGAACCTTTCGCCCTACGCGATCGAGACCGATTACTATACGGGCATCTACGCCGGCATGTACACCGACGCCCTGACGGGCCGCCCCAGCGAACTGCGGGGGCACGTCGTAGAGCCGATGGGACCGTGGAGCTACCGGATTCTGACCCGGTAG